The following are encoded together in the Girardinichthys multiradiatus isolate DD_20200921_A chromosome X, DD_fGirMul_XY1, whole genome shotgun sequence genome:
- the LOC124862330 gene encoding protein ELFN1-like produces MTFRKAQMACRSGMVMSALFWSVTILSLTHIGRVSGDCWLIEGEKGFVWLAICSQNQPPYEAIPQHINNTIVDLRLNENKIKSIHYSSLSRFANLTYLNLTKNEISYIEDGAFSAQFNLQVLQMGFNKLRNLTEGILRGLGKLQYLYLQANLIETVTPNAFWECPNIENIDLSMNRIQQLDGSTFASLTKLTTCELYTNPFNCSCELLGFVKWLSTFPNRTNERMVCDSPRGVAGYSLLSQNPNNPAYRNALHMLTTVCTDDYVTPFITVSMESTTLPPDSTLCGLEDCPSGTEPEDITVSTTENDVQGTPLMKVKEVTNTGATITVQIPHPYKKMYILVLYNNSFFTDIQNLKDIKEDIELKNLKPHTNYTYCVASIRNSLRHNHTCLIVSTSPRIGNDPVVNNATATHYIMTILGCLFSMVIFLGIVYYCLRRKRQQDEKRRKSGSLKKNIMELKYGQELEGGTISRMSQKQLLAGESMARMPYLPSASEMEQYKFQEISETPKMMKGNYMDVRSMDHHERRECDMGMAGNSQGSVAEISTIAKEVDKVNQIINNCIDALKSESTSFQGVKSGAVSTAEPQLVLISEHPQSKSGLLSPVYKDSYHHSLQRHRSSDVSPKRPSTATGGPMRSPRPYRSDSKYIEKTSPTGESIITVTPAAAILRAEADKIRQYSDHRHSYPDAQIEELEGPDSHKLLEPLTHSRSRDLAYSQMSSHYHNLSYSSSPEYYCKPSHSIWERFRLHRKRHKDEEYMAAGHALRKKVQFAKDEDLHDILDYWKGVSAQNKS; encoded by the coding sequence ATGACTTTCAGAAAAGCACAAATGGCCTGCAGATCAGGCATGGTAATGAGTGCCTTGTTTTGGTCTGTAACTATTTTAAGTTTGACTCACATTGGCAGAGTAAGTGGCGATTGCTGGTTAATTGAAGGCGAAAAGGGCTTTGTGTGGCTTGCAATTTGCAGCCAAAATCAACCACCTTATGAGGCCATCCCACAGCATATCAATAACACCATTGTTGACCTTCGtctgaatgaaaacaaaatcaagagTATCCATTATTCTTCTCTCAGTCGCTTTGCCAACTTGACCTACCTGAACCTAACCAAGAATGAGATCTCATACATAGAGGATGGAGCCTTCTCTGCTCAGTTTAACTTGCAAGTTCTCCAAATGGGCTTCAACAAGTTACGAAACCTGACAGAGGGGATTCTCCGGGGTTTAGGAAAGCTGCAGTACCTCTACCTCCAGGCGAACTTGATTGAAACTGTGACACCTAATGCCTTTTGGGAATGCCCCAACATAGAAAACATTGATCTGTCCATGAACCGAATCCAGCAGTTAGATGGGTCCACGTTTGCAAGTCTTACTAAGCTTACCACCTGCGAGCTGTACACAAACCCTTTTAATTGCTCGTGTGAGTTGCTGGGGTTTGTGAAATGGCTTTCAACTTTCCCAAACCGGACAAATGAGCGGATGGTCTGTGACTCTCCACGTGGTGTCGCGGGTTACAGCTTATTGAGCCAGAATCCTAACAACCCTGCGTACCGAAATGCACTTCACATGCTAACTACTGTGTGTACCGATGACTACGTGACACCATTTATTACTGTGTCTATGGAGTCCACAACGCTACCACCTGACTCAACACTTTGTGGGCTGGAAGACTGTCCCTCAGGCACAGAACCAGAGGACATAACAGTCAGTACAACTGAAAATGACGTGCAAGGAACCCCTCTGATGAAAGTAAAGGAAGTAACAAACACAGGTGCCACCATTACGGTTCAGATTCCTCATCCCTACAAGAAGATGTACATTCTGGTTCTTTACAACAACAGCTTTTTCACAGACATTCAAAACCTGAAAGACATAAAAGAAGACATTGAGCTTAAAAACCTTAAACCCCATACCAACTACACATACTGTGTTGCTTCAATACGTAATTCTCTTAGACACAACCACACATGTCTAATAGTCTCCACCAGCCCTCGGATTGGAAATGACCCAGTTGTAAACAACGCAACCGCTACTCACTATATAATGACTATTTTGGGCTGCCTTTTTAGCATGGTGATTTTTCTGGGAATTGTTTATTATTGCTTACGAAGGAAGCGTCAACAAGATGAAAAGCGAAGGAAATCTGGCAGTCTTAAGAAAAATATAATGGAACTCAAGTATGGACAAGAACTAGAAGGTGGGACTATTTCTCGAATGTCACAGAAGCAGCTGCTGGCCGGAGAGAGTATGGCCCGTATGCCGTACCTACCATCTGCGAGTGAAATGGAGCAGTACAAGTTTCAGGAGATAAGTGAGACACCCAAAATGATGAAGGGGAACTACATGGATGTCCGGAGCATGGATCATCATGAGCGCAGGGAGTGTGATATGGGAATGGCTGGAAACAGTCAAGGATCAGTGGCAGAGATTTCCACAATTGCAAAAGAAGTTGATAAAGTCAATCAGataattaataactgtatagATGCCCTAAAGTCAGAATCAACTTCTTTTCAAGGGGTTAAATCTGGAGCAGTGTCGACAGCAGAGCCTCAACTGGTGCTAATATCAGAGCACCCCCAAAGTAAATCTGGCCTTCTTTCTCCAGTGTACAAGGACAGCTACCATCACTCTCTTCAGAGGCATAGAAGCTCTGATGTCTCGCCAAAGAGGCCCAGCACTGCCACAGGCGGGCCCATGCGAAGCCCAAGGCCTTATCGTTCTGACTCCAAGTACATAGAGAAAACCTCTCCAACAGGAGAGAGCATCATTACAGTAACACCTGCCGCAGCTATCTTGAGGGCTGAGGCAGATAAGATCCGCCAATACAGTGACCACCGGCATTCATATCCCGATGCTCAGATTGAGGAGCTAGAAGGGCCTGACAGCCACAAGCTGTTGGAACCCCTTACCCACTCCCGCTCCAGAGACTTAGCCTATTCCCAGATGTCCTCTCATTATCACAATCTAAGCTACTCATCTAGTCCTGAATACTACTGCAAACCTTCACACAGCATCTGGGAGAGATTCAGACTCCACCGCAAGCGACATAAAGATGAGGAGTACATGGCTGCTGGCCATGCACTGCGTAAGAAAGTTCAGTTTGCAAAGGATGAGGACCTGCATGATATTTTAGACTACTGGAAAGGCGTTTCAGCccaaaataaatcataa